From a region of the Candidatus Kapaibacterium thiocyanatum genome:
- a CDS encoding carboxymuconolactone decarboxylase: MSNIRINVFEKGAPVLGALSGFGRHLAQSSIETALLHLLYFRVSQINGCAFCLDMHAKDLRAVGETEQRLHVLPAWREAPFYSERERAALEWAEALTRLEGSMVSDAVYATAREQFSETELIDLTLGVIAINSYNRLNIAFGAAVGTYRVGQFSQKTQPQPQS; encoded by the coding sequence ATGAGCAACATCAGAATCAACGTCTTCGAAAAGGGCGCCCCGGTGCTTGGCGCCCTGTCGGGATTCGGCAGACACCTGGCCCAATCGTCGATCGAAACAGCCTTGCTGCACCTGCTGTATTTTCGGGTGTCGCAGATCAACGGATGCGCCTTCTGTCTGGACATGCACGCGAAAGACCTGCGTGCCGTCGGCGAGACCGAGCAACGCCTCCACGTCCTCCCGGCCTGGCGCGAAGCTCCTTTCTATTCGGAACGCGAGCGCGCCGCTCTGGAATGGGCCGAAGCGCTTACGAGACTCGAAGGGAGCATGGTATCGGACGCCGTCTATGCCACGGCCCGGGAACAGTTCTCCGAGACCGAGCTCATCGACCTGACGCTCGGCGTGATCGCCATCAACAGCTACAATCGTCTCAACATCGCCTTCGGAGCAGCAGTAGGCACCTATCGCGTCGGACAGTTCAGCCAGAAGACGCAACCACAACCCCAATCATGA
- a CDS encoding transcription initiation protein, whose protein sequence is MNDFILLFRRDSVSRENQPSPEQMQSSIKPWQDWIGSIAAQNKLVSSGNRLHNEGKVVKSPTMVTNGPYVEIKESISGYIIVRTKDFDEAAELAKGCPILQDPWNGNVEVRMIVPMEPAN, encoded by the coding sequence ATGAACGATTTCATCCTTCTCTTCCGCAGGGACTCCGTCTCCAGGGAAAACCAGCCGTCACCGGAACAGATGCAATCCTCCATCAAGCCGTGGCAGGACTGGATCGGCAGCATCGCCGCCCAGAACAAGCTGGTGAGCTCGGGAAACCGGCTTCACAACGAAGGCAAGGTCGTGAAGTCCCCTACCATGGTGACGAACGGCCCGTATGTCGAGATCAAGGAATCGATCAGCGGCTACATCATCGTCCGCACGAAAGACTTCGACGAAGCCGCGGAGCTGGCGAAGGGATGCCCTATCCTGCAGGATCCGTGGAACGGCAACGTAGAAGTCCGCATGATCGTTCCGATGGAACCCGCCAACTGA